One window of Medicago truncatula cultivar Jemalong A17 chromosome 2, MtrunA17r5.0-ANR, whole genome shotgun sequence genomic DNA carries:
- the LOC120575781 gene encoding uncharacterized protein produces MIWKRGGSYNEYKKLSRGKIFSSVKCECLFSVRGYLLIACDWSLKVDYGRHNHEMEDVLKGHKTARPLRQIHTNLRKSYNRTSTTIKHIYNACHKYRQSIRGTRTNMHHLLKSLVENEYVYYCGKYPDSDDIRDIFWAHPNDVEKIIDWEITSAKQVEIPFKPARVLLQVPCSILDAVYCDP; encoded by the exons ATGATATGGAAAAGAGGAGGTTCATATAACGAGTACAAGAAGTTATCGAgaggaaaaatatttagttcGGTGAAATGTGAATGTTTGTTCAGTGTGAGAGGTTATTTGTTGATTGCTTGTGATTGGAGCCTCAAAGTTGATTACGGTAGACACAACCATGAAATGGAAGATGTGTTGAAAGGTCATAAAACTGCCAGACCTCTGAGGCAAATTCATACTAATTTAAGGAAAAGTTACAATAGAACTTCAACTACTATCAAGCATATTTATAATGCTTGTCACAAGTATAGGCAGTCCATTAGGGGTACGAGAACAAACATGCATCATCTCTTAAAATCATTGGTTGAGAATGAGTATGTGTATTATTGTGGGAAGTATCCTGATTCCGATGATATCAGAGATATTTTTTGGGCGCATCCAAATG ATGTTGAAAAGATTATTGACTGGGAAATCACTTCTGCAAAGCAAGTTGAGATCCCTTTCAAGCCTGCTCGTGTTCTTCTCCAGGTACCTTGTTCAATTCTGGATGCAGTGTATTGTGATCCATGA
- the LOC25486985 gene encoding uncharacterized protein, translating to MGNSSSSSNQKKPLPIDTTFKLPANIPSWPQGGGFGNGIIDLGELKVSQISTFNKIWTTLEGGQGDLGATFFEPTGIPQGFFTLGHYSQPNNKPLFGWVLVAKDESNGALKKPIDYTLVWSSKSEKIKQDKDGYIWLPIAPNGYSPLGHIVTTTPEKPSLDRIQCVRSDLTDQCEINSWIWGKDKKIDEKGFNVHYVRPINRGIEAPSVLVGTFLAHVGEITNTPLPISCLKNINFMNFSSMPNLPQIKALAQAYSPFMYLHPNEKFQPCSIKWYFTNGALLYKKGEESNPMEIDPLGSNLPQGGSNDGAYWLDLPKDKDNRERVKKGDFKNCQGYFHVKPIFGGTFTDLAMWIFYPFNGPGTLKVGLIDNISLGKIGEHIGDWEHVTLRVSNFNGELKRVYFSQHSNGQWVDSSEVEFQSGNKPVAYSSLNGHAIYPKAGLVLQGTSDIGIKNETKKSDLVIDFGVNFEIVSGEYLGNQIVEPGWVNFFRQWGPKITYNLGDELEKLEKVVPGLKLPNELIGEEGPTGPKQKRNWVGDEI from the exons ATGGGGAACAGTTCATCTTCTTCTAACCAGAAAAAGCCTCTTCCCATTGACACCACATTTAAGCTTCCAGCTAACATACCATCTTGGCCACAAG GTGGTGGATTTGGTAATGGAATCATTGATCTAGGTGAACTAAAAGTGTCACAAATATCAACATTCAACAAAATTTGGACAACCTTAGAAGGTGGACAAGGTGACTTAGGAGCAACTTTCTTTGAACCAACAGGAATACCTCAGGGTTTCTTCACATTAGGACATTATAGTCAACCAAACAACAAACCTCTCTTTGGTTGGGTTCTAGTTGCCAAAGATGAGTCAAATGGAGCATTGAAAAAACCAATTGATTACACACTTGTTTGGAGTAGCAAGTCagaaaaaatcaaacaagaTAAAGATGGTTACATTTGGTTACCAATAGCACCTAATGGTTATAGCCCTTTAGGGCATATTGTCACAACCACACCTGAAAAACCTTCACTTGATAGAATCCAATGTGTGAGATCAGATCTCACTGATCAATGTGAGATTAATTCATGGATTTGGggtaaagataaaaaaattgatgaaaaaggTTTCAATGTTCATTATGTTAGACCAATCAATAGAGGTATTGAAGCTCCTAGTGTTCTTGTTGGAACTTTTTTAGCAcatgttggtgaaattacaaaTACCCCTCTTCCTATTTCTTGTTTGAAAAATATCAACTTTATGAATTTTTCATCAATGCCTAATTTACCTCAAATTAAGGCACTAGCACAAGCTTATTCTCCTTTCATGTACTTGCATCCAAATGAAAAGTTTCAACCATGTTCAATCAAATGGTACTTCACAAATGGGGCATTGCTTTATAAAAAAGGAGAAGAATCAAATCCAATGGAAATTGATCCATTAGGCTCAAATCTTCCTCAAGGTGGAAGCAACGATGGTGCTTATTGGTTGGATCTTCCAAAAGATAAAGATAATAGAGAAAGAGTCAAAAAAGGTGATTTCAAAAATTGTCAAGGCTATTTTCATGTAAAACCAATATTTGGTGGAACATTTACTGATTTGGCCATGTGGATTTTTTACCCTTTTAATGGACCTGGCACATTAAAAGTTGGACTCATAGATAACATTTCACTTGGTAAGATAGGTGAACATATTGGTGATTGGGAGCATGTAACTTTAAGGGTAAGTAATTTCAATGGAGAGTTAAAAAGAGTTTATTTTTCACAACATAGTAATGGTCAATGGGTTGATTCTTCAGAAGTTGAATTTCAAAGTGGAAATAAACCAGTGGCTTATTCTTCATTAAATGGTCATGCTATTTATCCAAAAGCTGGATTGGTTCTTCAAGGTACTAGTGATATTGGAATAAAGAATGAAACTAAGAAGAGTGATTTGGTTATTGATTTTGGagttaattttgaaattgtttctgGGGAGTATTTGGGGAATCAAATTGTTGAGCCAGGTTGGGtgaatttttttagacaatGGGGTCCTAAAATTACTTATAATTTAGGTGATGAGTTGGAGAAGTTGGAGAAGGTTGTTCCTGGCTTGAAATTGCCCAATGAATTGATAGGTGAAGAAGGGCCTACTGGACCTAAGCAGAAGAGAAATTGGGTTGGTGATGAAATTTGA